CAGCGTCACCGAATCGACTGGCACTGGGTGCCGGGCCACAGCGGCCACCCGGAAAACGAGCGATGCGACCGCCTGGCCAAAGAAGCCATCCAGCGGGGCCGGCGGAACGGCTGAGACTAAAGCCGCAGGCCTGGGGGATCGGCATGCGTCAGCGCCGATCCCCCAGGTCGCAGCGATTCTCCGGCGGCCGCCCCGACGCCGGCATCAGGCGGCCTGTTCGATTTTCACCGCGCAGACCTTGTATTCCGGGATCTTGCAAACAGGGTCGAGAGCCGCGATGGTGAGCACGTTGGCCGCGCTTTCGGCGAAATGGAACGGCATGAACACCACGCCCTTCCCGATCCGTTCCGTCAGCGAAATGCGCGTCACGATGCTCCCGCGCCGGCTGCTCACCCTCACCCGATCGCCGTCCTGACATCTCAGCGCCGCCGCGTCTTCAGGGTGTATCTCCATGACCGCCTCGGGCATTTCCCGGTGGAGGTGCGGCGAAACGCGGGTCATGGTTCCGGTGTGATAGTGGGCGTAGGAACGCCCTGTGGTGAACCAGAAGGGATAGCTTTCGTCCGGCATCTCCGCGGGATCGCGGTAGTCGATGGCGTGAAAGAGTCCCTTGCCTCGAGCGAAGCGGTCCTTGTGGAGGTACGGGGTCCCCGGGTGGTCGGGGGTCGGGCAGGGCCAGCAGAGCCCCTCCTCTTCAAGTCGCGGGTAGCTCATGCCCGCGTACGACGGCGTGACCTGCGTGATTTCCTTGAACACGTCCTCCGCATCACCGTAGTTCATGGCGTACCCGATCCGGTTGGAAAGGTCCTGGATGATTGCCCAGTCGACGCGGGCTTCCCCGGGGGGGTTCACCGCCTTGCGCACCCTCTGAACCCGGCGTTCGGAATTGGTGAAGGTTCCGTCCTTTTCGGCGAAGGAGGAAGCCGGAAACACCACGTGGGCCAGTTCCGTGGTCGGGGTCGGGAAGATGTCGATGACGCAGAGGAATTCCACAGCTTCCAGGGCATGCTTCACGTGCTGCAAGTCGGGGTCGCTCACCAGGGGGTTTTCCCCGAGGATGACCATGGCCTTCACGCTTCCCTTGAGGATCCCGTCCATCATTTCCATGACGGTGAGGCCCACCGAAGGCGAAAGCGGCGCATTCCAGGCCTTCGCGAATTTTTCCTGGATTTCCGGAACAGTGACCGCCTGATAACCGGGGTATACGTTGGGAAGTCCGCCCATGTCGCAGGCGCCCTGCACGTTGTTCTGTCCCCGCAGCGGGTTGACGCCGGTGGAGGGCCGGCCGATGTGGCCGCACAGCATGGCCAGGTTCGCCAGCGTCTTGACATTGTCCACGCCGGTCACATGTTGGGTGATCCCCATGCAGTAGACGATGGAACTCGATTCCGCCTTGGCATAGAGCTCTGCCATCCGGACGATGTCGTCCGCCGGTACTCCGGTGATCCGCTCCGTACGCTCGGGTGTGAACGTTTCGATCACCTCCACCAGCGCGTCGAAGTTTTCGGTCCGTTCGTCGATGAAGGCCTGATTGTGCCAGCCGTTCTTGTAGATCACGTGCATCATGCCGTTAACGAGCGCCACATCGCTTCCCAGGCGCTGGCGCACGTACACATCGGCGAAACGCGCCATCTGGATTTCGCGCGGGTCGGCGACGATGAGTTTCGCTCCCTTGGCCTTCGCCCGGTAGATCCGCGTGGCGACCAGCGGATGGGCGACCGTGGTGTTGGATCCGATGATGAAAATGCAGTCCGCATCCGCCAATTCGTCGATGGAATTGGTCATGGCTCCGCTTCCGAACGCTGCGGCAAGACCTGCCACGGTGGAGGAGTGTCAGAGACGGGCACAGTGATCAATGTTGTTGGTTCCGATGGCGGCTCTCGCAAATTTCTGCAGCACATAATTGTCTTCGTTGGTGCACTTGGCGGAGGTGAGAAGGGCAATGCTGTCGGGCCCGTGCTCGTCCCGGATACGCTTGAGCTGCGAAGCCGCAAACCCCAGTGCGTCCTCCCAGGTCGCGTTCCGGAGAGCCCCGTCCTTCCGCATCAGCGGGTTCCTCAGCCGTTTCGGATGCTGGACGAATTCGTGCACATTCCATCCCTTGATGCAGAGTTTCCCCTCGTTCACCGGGCTGGTCTTGGACGGCAGCGCACTGATGATCTTTCCGTCCAGCACTTCCAGGTTGATCCCGCAACCGCAACCGCAGTACGTGCACGTGGTGAGAACCGTCTGGTAGTCCATTCCGTTACTCCTTAAAGAAGAGAGTCCGCCTTCCCTGTGGAATTTGGGATTTTGCTTATCACACCCCGATGTGCAAATCAAGCCGAGTCCATGGGGATCCGGCGGCCCTTTGTGCTATTCCTCTCAAATCTTCTTGACAAGCGCCGCATTGATTCACTATAACCCGCCTTGATGTCGATAGGACAGCACCGAAGGGGCCGTCCGTCAGGCAGGAAGGATCTCGGTGGAAGACCGCGTCTTTTCTTCGGCGGCCAATGTTACTCATTTCACATACCA
This is a stretch of genomic DNA from Desulfoglaeba alkanexedens ALDC. It encodes these proteins:
- the fdhF gene encoding formate dehydrogenase subunit alpha, whose protein sequence is MDYQTVLTTCTYCGCGCGINLEVLDGKIISALPSKTSPVNEGKLCIKGWNVHEFVQHPKRLRNPLMRKDGALRNATWEDALGFAASQLKRIRDEHGPDSIALLTSAKCTNEDNYVLQKFARAAIGTNNIDHCARLUHSSTVAGLAAAFGSGAMTNSIDELADADCIFIIGSNTTVAHPLVATRIYRAKAKGAKLIVADPREIQMARFADVYVRQRLGSDVALVNGMMHVIYKNGWHNQAFIDERTENFDALVEVIETFTPERTERITGVPADDIVRMAELYAKAESSSIVYCMGITQHVTGVDNVKTLANLAMLCGHIGRPSTGVNPLRGQNNVQGACDMGGLPNVYPGYQAVTVPEIQEKFAKAWNAPLSPSVGLTVMEMMDGILKGSVKAMVILGENPLVSDPDLQHVKHALEAVEFLCVIDIFPTPTTELAHVVFPASSFAEKDGTFTNSERRVQRVRKAVNPPGEARVDWAIIQDLSNRIGYAMNYGDAEDVFKEITQVTPSYAGMSYPRLEEEGLCWPCPTPDHPGTPYLHKDRFARGKGLFHAIDYRDPAEMPDESYPFWFTTGRSYAHYHTGTMTRVSPHLHREMPEAVMEIHPEDAAALRCQDGDRVRVSSRRGSIVTRISLTERIGKGVVFMPFHFAESAANVLTIAALDPVCKIPEYKVCAVKIEQAA